One segment of Marinobacter sediminum DNA contains the following:
- a CDS encoding DUF1329 domain-containing protein yields MRNHVFAGVAAFLFGFSGQVLSRVTPAEATQLDGKLTPVGAERGANTTGNIPAWTGGLKTPPETWRKGEVEVNPFPDDQAMFVITADNLDLYRDRLSDGHIRMLEQYGPDFFMPVYQTRRTAAFPEHVYEKSRENALTAELLDNGNGVRDTIMTSPFPIPKNGLEVIWNHILRYRGEEIAFRSASATPQTDGSYNPVVNDYEYFFAYSKKGAELEEIDNKIFYLKTDTVSPSSLAGTITLVHETLDQIRSPRLAWRYDAGSRRLRRSPNLAYETDLPNSSSLRSVDQKDMYNGAPNQYDWTLKGKRELFVPYNAYMLHGADAKAGEVIRPGHINQALTRYELHRVWVVEAKRRTGIGHIYDRRVFYLDEDSWQILASEEYDEQGNLWRVSEAHNISYYSEPVFWTTMEMTYDLKARRYYIDGLDRGFPAYDFSPRFRGTEFTASAARRAARR; encoded by the coding sequence ATGCGGAACCACGTTTTTGCTGGTGTTGCAGCGTTTTTGTTCGGATTTTCCGGGCAAGTGCTGTCCAGAGTAACGCCTGCAGAGGCCACGCAGCTCGATGGTAAGCTGACACCGGTTGGCGCAGAAAGGGGTGCGAATACTACGGGCAATATCCCCGCCTGGACCGGGGGCCTCAAGACACCGCCGGAGACTTGGCGCAAAGGTGAAGTAGAAGTAAATCCTTTCCCTGATGATCAGGCCATGTTTGTGATCACGGCAGACAATCTTGATCTCTATCGGGACAGGCTGTCTGACGGCCATATCAGGATGCTTGAACAGTATGGTCCTGACTTTTTTATGCCGGTATACCAGACCCGACGGACAGCGGCGTTCCCCGAGCATGTATATGAAAAGTCGCGGGAAAACGCCCTGACGGCTGAGCTTCTGGATAACGGTAATGGGGTCCGTGACACCATTATGACCAGCCCTTTTCCGATTCCAAAAAATGGCCTGGAGGTTATCTGGAACCATATTCTTCGCTATCGGGGCGAGGAAATTGCCTTTCGGAGCGCCTCAGCTACGCCGCAGACTGATGGTTCCTATAACCCGGTTGTTAATGACTACGAGTATTTCTTTGCGTACAGCAAGAAAGGCGCGGAGTTGGAGGAAATCGACAACAAGATTTTCTATTTAAAGACAGATACTGTTTCCCCGTCTTCTCTGGCCGGTACGATCACACTGGTGCACGAAACCCTGGATCAGATCCGTTCTCCCCGTCTGGCCTGGCGCTACGATGCTGGTTCACGTCGCCTTCGGCGTTCGCCCAATCTGGCCTATGAGACCGACCTGCCGAACTCGTCGTCGCTCAGGTCCGTCGATCAGAAAGACATGTATAATGGTGCGCCGAACCAATACGACTGGACTCTGAAAGGCAAGCGTGAGTTGTTCGTTCCCTACAATGCCTACATGCTGCACGGCGCCGACGCGAAGGCCGGTGAAGTTATCCGCCCGGGCCACATTAACCAGGCCCTTACCCGCTATGAACTCCACCGTGTCTGGGTTGTGGAAGCAAAACGGCGCACCGGGATCGGTCACATCTATGACCGACGTGTCTTTTATTTAGACGAGGACAGCTGGCAGATTCTGGCGTCTGAAGAATACGATGAGCAGGGAAATCTGTGGCGGGTGTCCGAAGCTCATAACATCAGCTATTACAGTGAGCCGGTGTTCTGGACTACCATGGAAATGACATACGACCTGAAGGCCAGGCGTTACTACATTGATGGCCTTGATCGCGGTTTCCCGGCATACGATTTCAGTCCGCGCTTCCGTGGCACGGAATTCACGGCGTCGGCGGCCCGCCGTGCTGCGCGTCGCTGA